The Streptomyces europaeiscabiei genome window below encodes:
- the aroC gene encoding chorismate synthase has product MPTLRWLTAGESHGPALTAVLEGLPADVRTSTDEVADALARRRLGHGRGARMKFERDEVAFVGGVRHGRTLGSPVAVRVGNTEWPKWQTVMAADPVSADALSRQARGAPLTRPRPGHADLAGMQKYGFDDARPVLERASARETAARVALGALAQAFLGQAYGVELVSHVVALGGRHSPSPVLPGPQDTGRLDADPVRCFDSAASAAMVAEVDRAHRAGDTLGGIVEVLVFGLPPGLGSHVHWDRRLDARLAGALMGIPAIKGVELGEGFALAGVPGSRAHDEIVPGEGGLRRASARSGGVEGGISTGEPLRVRAAMKPIATVPRALATVDVATGDTAVAHHQRSDVCAVPAAAVVAQAVTALVVADAALEKFGGDSVAETSRNHRTYLSHLAIK; this is encoded by the coding sequence TTGCCAACTCTGCGATGGCTCACCGCCGGCGAGTCGCACGGGCCGGCCCTGACCGCCGTGCTCGAGGGACTGCCCGCGGATGTGCGGACCTCCACCGACGAGGTCGCCGACGCACTCGCCCGCCGACGCCTGGGACACGGGCGCGGTGCCCGTATGAAGTTCGAACGCGACGAGGTCGCCTTCGTCGGCGGGGTACGCCACGGCCGCACCCTCGGCAGCCCGGTCGCGGTCCGCGTGGGCAACACCGAATGGCCCAAGTGGCAGACGGTGATGGCCGCCGACCCGGTGAGCGCCGACGCCCTCTCCCGCCAGGCCCGCGGCGCCCCCCTCACCCGTCCCCGCCCCGGCCATGCCGATCTGGCCGGTATGCAGAAGTACGGGTTCGACGACGCCCGGCCGGTGCTGGAGCGGGCCAGCGCCCGCGAGACGGCCGCCCGCGTGGCGCTGGGCGCCCTCGCCCAGGCCTTCCTGGGGCAGGCCTACGGAGTCGAACTCGTCAGCCACGTCGTGGCGCTCGGCGGCCGGCACTCGCCCTCACCGGTACTGCCCGGCCCGCAGGACACCGGCCGGCTCGACGCCGACCCCGTACGCTGCTTCGACTCCGCGGCATCGGCCGCCATGGTCGCCGAGGTGGACCGGGCGCACCGGGCCGGGGACACGCTCGGCGGCATCGTCGAGGTCCTGGTGTTCGGGCTTCCGCCTGGCCTGGGATCGCATGTGCACTGGGACCGCCGGCTGGACGCGCGCCTGGCCGGTGCCCTCATGGGCATCCCGGCCATCAAGGGCGTCGAACTCGGTGAGGGCTTCGCGCTCGCCGGTGTCCCGGGCTCGCGCGCGCACGACGAGATCGTGCCCGGCGAGGGTGGCCTGCGCCGGGCCAGCGCCCGTTCCGGCGGCGTCGAGGGCGGTATCTCGACGGGCGAGCCGCTGCGGGTGCGCGCCGCCATGAAACCCATCGCCACCGTGCCCAGGGCGCTGGCCACCGTGGACGTGGCCACCGGTGACACCGCCGTGGCCCACCACCAGCGTTCCGACGTCTGCGCGGTACCGGCCGCCGCCGTGGTCGCGCAGGCGGTGACCGCGCTGGTCGTCGCGGACGCCGCGCTGGAGAAGTTCGGCGGCGACAGCGTGGCGGAGACCTCCCGCAACCACCGCACCTACCTGAGCCACCTGGCGATCAAGTGA
- a CDS encoding prephenate dehydrogenase yields the protein MRTAAVVGTGVIGTSIALALTRHGVSVYLSDTDRCAARTAAALGAGLVGTPPAPADIAVLAVAPGRLRPVLAEQCARGLARGYTDVASVKAGPGREVAASGVDPAVFIGGHPLAEREHSGPLAARAELFQERPWVLSPSAHTGRDTLNTALELVALCGATPVLMDSEAHDRAVAVVSHAPHVVAALVAARLEHLSADAVRLAGRSVREATRTADGDTQLWGDILENNAPAVADVLDELAEDLAVTVAALRGLAAVDADERAQGTTLLADLLTRGLAGRDAIAGTHGPPERARVPVRVLIADRPGELARLLGTACEFGITAEDLSVDHPPGRPGGLVELMVAPAAAQDMAGRLEDRGWRVQRAADPAGVRAQSPPRTARRGPVGARTVA from the coding sequence ATCCGCACCGCCGCGGTGGTGGGCACGGGAGTGATCGGCACCTCCATCGCGCTGGCTCTCACCCGGCACGGGGTGAGCGTGTATCTGAGCGACACCGACCGGTGCGCGGCACGCACCGCCGCGGCACTGGGCGCGGGGCTCGTCGGCACACCGCCCGCCCCGGCCGACATCGCGGTGCTGGCCGTTGCGCCGGGACGCCTGCGCCCCGTCCTCGCCGAGCAGTGCGCCCGCGGGCTCGCCCGCGGTTACACCGACGTCGCGAGCGTCAAGGCCGGGCCGGGACGAGAGGTGGCCGCCAGCGGCGTGGACCCGGCGGTGTTCATCGGCGGCCACCCCCTGGCCGAACGGGAACACTCCGGCCCGCTGGCCGCCCGCGCCGAGCTGTTCCAGGAGCGGCCCTGGGTGCTCAGCCCGTCCGCGCACACGGGCAGGGACACCCTCAACACGGCGCTGGAACTGGTGGCCCTGTGCGGCGCCACCCCCGTCCTCATGGACAGCGAGGCCCACGACCGGGCGGTCGCCGTCGTCTCCCACGCCCCGCACGTCGTCGCCGCGCTCGTCGCGGCCCGCCTGGAGCACCTGTCCGCCGACGCGGTGCGGCTGGCCGGCCGGAGCGTGCGCGAAGCCACCCGGACCGCCGACGGCGACACGCAGCTGTGGGGCGACATCCTGGAGAACAACGCTCCGGCGGTCGCGGACGTCCTGGACGAACTCGCCGAGGATCTCGCGGTCACCGTGGCGGCGCTGCGCGGCCTGGCCGCCGTCGACGCCGACGAACGCGCCCAGGGCACGACCCTGCTGGCCGACCTGCTCACCCGCGGGCTCGCCGGCCGCGACGCCATCGCGGGCACGCACGGCCCGCCCGAACGCGCCCGTGTCCCGGTCCGCGTCCTCATCGCGGACCGGCCGGGCGAGCTGGCCCGGCTGCTGGGCACCGCCTGCGAGTTCGGCATCACCGCCGAGGACCTGTCCGTCGACCACCCGCCGGGCAGGCCGGGCGGCCTGGTGGAACTGATGGTCGCGCCCGCCGCAGCGCAGGACATGGCGGGCCGGCTGGAGGACCGCGGCTGGCGCGTGCAGCGGGCGGCGGACCCGGCCGGCGTCCGCGCGCAGAGCCCGCCGCGCACCGCACGCCGTGGACCGGTCGGCGCCCGCACCGTCGCTTGA
- a CDS encoding class II aldolase/adducin family protein — translation MSPTATDPRPAYLAATATRLPIPGEPRFATYEETRRHRKQRLAAAVRLFGKYGFAEGISGHISVRDPEHRDRFWVNPFGVSFRQVRVADLICVDAAGDVVAGHHPVNPSAFVIHSQIHELHPDATAVAHGHTPHSRALGALGTLLEPIDQESAAFYGRQVLYNRYDGPCVTPAQGRDIAERLGGNRAVLLRHHGLITVGGSLDEAVHWFLSYDSCAQVQLLARAAGTPRTLTPEQALAAREGFGDQELGRFSFQLLWDEIVAEQPDLLQEEPGGAGAHGGGAG, via the coding sequence ATGAGCCCGACCGCGACCGATCCTCGCCCCGCCTACCTGGCCGCCACCGCCACCCGGCTGCCGATTCCCGGCGAACCGCGCTTCGCCACGTACGAGGAGACCCGCCGCCACCGCAAGCAGCGGCTGGCCGCCGCCGTCAGGCTGTTCGGGAAGTACGGCTTCGCGGAAGGGATATCCGGCCACATCTCCGTACGCGACCCCGAACACCGAGACCGCTTCTGGGTCAATCCCTTCGGCGTCTCCTTCCGGCAGGTCCGCGTCGCCGACCTGATCTGCGTCGACGCCGCCGGTGACGTGGTGGCCGGCCACCACCCGGTCAACCCCAGCGCGTTCGTCATCCACTCACAGATCCACGAGCTGCACCCCGACGCCACCGCGGTCGCCCACGGCCACACCCCGCACTCCCGGGCGCTGGGCGCACTGGGCACGCTGCTCGAACCGATCGACCAGGAATCGGCGGCGTTCTACGGCCGCCAGGTGCTCTACAACCGCTACGACGGGCCTTGCGTGACACCGGCCCAGGGCCGTGACATCGCCGAGCGGCTCGGCGGCAACCGTGCCGTCCTGCTGCGCCACCACGGACTGATCACGGTGGGCGGTTCCCTGGACGAGGCCGTGCACTGGTTCCTGAGCTACGACAGCTGCGCCCAGGTGCAGCTCCTCGCCCGGGCCGCGGGCACCCCCCGCACCCTCACCCCCGAACAGGCCCTGGCCGCCCGTGAAGGCTTCGGGGACCAGGAGCTGGGCCGGTTCAGCTTCCAGCTGCTGTGGGACGAGATCGTCGCCGAGCAGCCCGACCTGCTCCAGGAGGAGCCGGGAGGCGCCGGCGCGCACGGCGGGGGCGCCGGATGA
- a CDS encoding FAD/NAD(P)-binding protein, protein MPSGISIGVVGGGAAAVCLIDNLARSEGDPGSLTVFEPSPHLWRGRAYQIDTEILRVNATPDDMSVRAGDPGHFERWLQAHDRVTGVVRGTDRLSGARFAPRAVYGDYLEETAYAALGRLRGRGWRVDIVGEAVKAAGRRPGQVLLGTGPGRTRAFDYAVLCVGGDSPKDVYGLTGTPGFIAEPYPLSGTLAELGENDHVAVIGSGLTAVDIVLSLAARGHRGPISLMSRRGVLPGVRQRPTPLELRHLTPVRVRTAARERSRLTIEDVAAVLRAEFRDAGADLDGVIEEIIRVDLEDPVDRLRRQLDEVDSPQVGMRILQRAVPETGPDVWPLLREEDKVRVLRAHYRTLMSLCCPMPPSSATVLLGLVEAGRLEMFSGLLDITAADGSGFDVLAADGTAFRADKVISAVNASEGRIPCGALPLVTSLVKARAVSRHPHGGLQLARATSRLTSNGRPDPRLYGLGNIAAGALFFTFGIPSLVDRSQDIVTAILQHSATVDAARSEAEPVAA, encoded by the coding sequence ATGCCCTCTGGAATCTCGATCGGCGTCGTCGGCGGCGGTGCGGCCGCCGTCTGCCTGATCGACAACCTGGCCCGGAGCGAGGGCGACCCCGGCAGCCTCACCGTGTTCGAACCCTCGCCCCATCTGTGGCGCGGCCGCGCCTACCAGATCGACACCGAGATCCTGCGCGTGAACGCGACCCCCGACGACATGTCCGTACGGGCGGGCGACCCCGGGCACTTCGAGCGCTGGCTGCAGGCCCACGACCGCGTCACCGGCGTGGTCCGGGGCACCGACCGGCTGTCGGGAGCCCGCTTCGCGCCGCGCGCCGTCTACGGCGACTACCTGGAGGAGACCGCGTACGCGGCCCTGGGCCGGCTGCGGGGCAGGGGCTGGCGCGTCGACATCGTCGGCGAGGCCGTGAAGGCCGCCGGCCGAAGGCCCGGCCAGGTGCTCCTGGGCACCGGTCCGGGGCGGACGCGGGCCTTCGACTACGCGGTGCTGTGCGTCGGCGGCGACAGCCCCAAGGACGTCTACGGACTCACCGGCACGCCCGGCTTCATCGCAGAGCCCTACCCGCTCTCCGGCACGCTGGCGGAGCTCGGTGAGAACGACCACGTGGCCGTCATCGGCAGCGGCCTGACCGCCGTCGACATCGTCCTGTCGCTGGCCGCCCGGGGCCACCGGGGCCCCATCAGCCTGATGTCGCGGCGCGGCGTGCTGCCGGGCGTACGGCAGCGGCCCACCCCCCTCGAACTGCGCCACCTGACGCCGGTGCGGGTGAGGACCGCCGCCCGGGAACGGTCCCGGCTGACCATCGAGGACGTGGCCGCCGTACTGCGGGCGGAGTTCAGGGACGCCGGCGCGGATCTCGACGGCGTCATCGAGGAGATCATCCGCGTCGACCTGGAGGACCCGGTCGACCGGCTGCGCCGCCAGCTCGACGAGGTCGACTCGCCGCAGGTGGGCATGCGCATCCTGCAGCGCGCCGTGCCGGAGACCGGACCCGACGTATGGCCCCTGCTGCGCGAGGAGGACAAGGTCCGGGTCCTGCGCGCCCACTACCGCACCCTCATGAGCCTGTGCTGCCCCATGCCGCCCTCCAGCGCCACCGTCCTGCTCGGCCTGGTGGAGGCGGGCCGGCTGGAGATGTTCTCGGGCCTGCTCGACATCACCGCGGCCGACGGGAGCGGCTTCGACGTCCTGGCCGCCGACGGCACCGCCTTCCGCGCCGACAAGGTGATCAGCGCCGTCAACGCCTCCGAGGGGCGCATCCCCTGCGGTGCGCTGCCCCTGGTGACCTCACTGGTCAAGGCCCGCGCGGTCAGCCGCCACCCGCACGGCGGACTGCAGCTGGCCCGCGCCACCAGCCGGCTCACCAGCAACGGGCGGCCCGACCCGCGGCTGTACGGGCTCGGCAACATCGCCGCCGGAGCCCTGTTCTTCACCTTCGGCATCCCCTCCCTGGTCGACCGCAGCCAGGACATCGTCACCGCGATCCTCCAGCACTCGGCCACCGTCGACGCCGCCCGCAGCGAGGCCGAACCGGTCGCCGCCTGA
- a CDS encoding LysR family transcriptional regulator, translating into MQLQQLRAFREVATELSITRAARNLHYAQSTVTTQIKNLEEAVGAELFDRSRRQLSLTDAGLRLLPHAERIIDIAAAARREIAMVTRHGHGPRRTAGPPALL; encoded by the coding sequence ATGCAGTTGCAGCAGCTGCGCGCGTTCCGTGAGGTGGCGACCGAGTTGAGCATCACGCGGGCCGCCAGGAACCTCCACTACGCGCAGTCGACCGTGACCACACAGATCAAGAACCTCGAAGAAGCCGTGGGAGCCGAGCTGTTCGACCGCAGCAGGCGCCAGCTCTCCCTCACGGACGCAGGGTTACGGCTGCTGCCGCACGCCGAGCGCATCATCGACATAGCGGCGGCGGCCCGGCGCGAGATCGCCATGGTCACACGGCACGGCCACGGCCCGCGCCGTACCGCCGGCCCGCCCGCACTGCTGTGA
- a CDS encoding AMP-binding enzyme, with protein MTATPHLPDLFEDAQEMDPERGFFALEGELLELSCVRECAVVLTDLPELGSAVVAAFVPPTPRQEISGRRAVLAACQRNLPELYAHAVAVDEVPRTAQGAVRGSELLDRVLPQIARDLMSPAAMSD; from the coding sequence ATGACCGCCACCCCGCACCTGCCCGACCTGTTCGAGGACGCCCAGGAGATGGATCCGGAGAGGGGGTTCTTCGCCCTGGAAGGGGAGCTGCTCGAACTGTCCTGCGTACGGGAGTGCGCCGTGGTCCTCACCGATCTGCCCGAACTGGGCAGTGCGGTCGTCGCGGCGTTCGTACCGCCGACGCCCCGCCAGGAGATCTCCGGACGCCGGGCCGTGCTCGCCGCCTGCCAGCGCAATCTGCCGGAGCTGTACGCGCATGCCGTGGCCGTGGACGAGGTGCCGCGCACCGCCCAGGGCGCCGTGCGCGGGAGTGAACTCCTGGACCGGGTGCTGCCCCAGATCGCCCGGGACCTGATGTCGCCGGCCGCCATGTCCGACTGA